One window from the genome of Hyphomonas neptunium ATCC 15444 encodes:
- a CDS encoding multiubiquitin domain-containing protein, which produces MKSEGNTPRFPVLIADEGLNFKKHAFDDPKVLGRQLIEAAGGHPVDEHAAIAILPNGDFEDIRLDELYDLRGRGIEKVLVARSDRSFKFKIDDADLEWPRACISGFVLRKLAKLPPNYSLWQEMPGQHDKKIADTDVINLADAGVERFVSLIDQTTEGDALPSKDQTYLSGHGYEFEVVTEGGSTGIILNALPLPEGKFAHTEADVLILLPKGYPDCPPDMFYVAPKLTLAGTGQVPKACTVEHRFGGRVWQRWSRHNDAWRPGVDGLQTMVARVQTALAEARA; this is translated from the coding sequence ACTCCTCGCTTTCCGGTCCTCATCGCTGATGAGGGCCTCAACTTTAAAAAGCACGCCTTCGACGATCCCAAGGTCTTGGGGCGCCAGCTTATTGAGGCCGCAGGTGGTCACCCCGTCGACGAGCATGCGGCCATCGCGATCCTGCCCAATGGCGACTTCGAAGACATCCGGCTCGACGAACTCTACGACCTGCGTGGTCGGGGAATCGAGAAGGTGCTGGTCGCCCGTTCAGATCGGAGCTTCAAGTTCAAAATTGACGACGCCGATCTTGAATGGCCACGGGCCTGCATCAGCGGCTTCGTGCTGCGTAAGCTGGCCAAATTGCCACCGAACTACAGCCTCTGGCAGGAAATGCCGGGGCAACATGACAAGAAGATCGCCGATACGGACGTGATCAACCTGGCTGATGCCGGAGTTGAGCGGTTCGTTTCGCTGATTGATCAAACGACGGAGGGGGATGCCCTTCCGTCTAAAGATCAGACTTACCTTTCCGGTCACGGCTATGAGTTCGAAGTGGTGACGGAAGGCGGCAGCACGGGGATCATCCTCAATGCTCTACCGCTGCCGGAAGGCAAATTCGCCCATACGGAGGCAGATGTTCTGATCCTACTTCCCAAGGGATATCCCGACTGCCCGCCCGACATGTTTTACGTTGCCCCGAAACTCACTCTGGCAGGCACCGGGCAAGTACCGAAAGCTTGCACTGTTGAGCACCGCTTCGGTGGTCGCGTTTGGCAGCGCTGGTCCCGTCATAACGATGCGTGGCGCCCAGGCGTTGACGGACTTCAAACCATGGTCGCCCGCGTCCAAACAGCATTGGCGGAGGCCCGGGCGTAA